A region from the Candidatus Kaelpia aquatica genome encodes:
- a CDS encoding ATP-binding protein, whose translation VYDTGAGIDDKDLDKLFNEFFRADNNINREKKGTGLGLSLVKQIIEAHSGTIWVNSKIGQGSHFYFKLPIKREEQKNG comes from the coding sequence AAGTCTATGACACCGGAGCTGGTATTGACGATAAAGACCTGGATAAATTATTTAATGAGTTCTTCAGAGCTGATAACAATATAAACAGAGAGAAGAAAGGAACAGGTCTTGGGCTCTCTCTTGTTAAACAGATCATTGAAGCTCATAGCGGCACTATCTGGGTTAATAGCAAGATTGGACAAGGAAGCCATTTCTATTTTAAACTACCTATAAAAAGAGAGGAACAAAAAAATGGCTAA